The genomic window ACCTGCCCATCCGACGGGCGACAACGTCCATCCCCAAGACGGCCTTTGCCACACCCGTCCGCGCCGCGAGCAGCGTTTCCCAAAGACCCAATTCCGATCATGTCTCCTTCCCTGGTGCGCTGAAGAGCGCCTTCACGACGCAATTGAGCTTTGAACATCCCGAGTCGTACAAGGCCCTGCCTACGTATAGAGTGGTCGATCAGCATGGCGCTGTGGTCGACCAGTCTTTCCAGCCTGACATCTCGGACGAGACGGTGGTGAAGCTGTACAAGGACATGCTGTTTATTTCAATTATGGACTTGATCATGTTTGATGCCCAGCGCCAGGGCCGCCTGAGCTTCTACATGGTgagcgccggcgaggaggctGTCAGCGTGGGCAGTTCGAGTGTTTTGGATCCAGAAGACCCCGTGTACTGCCAGTACAGAGAGCAAGGGTTTTTCAAGGAGAGGGGAATGACCACCAAGGAGTTTATGTCGCAGCTGTTTGCGAATAAGAATGACCCCGGCAAGGGGAGGAACATGCCTGTTCATTACGGCAGCAAGAGGTTGAATATCGTGAGTGTACCGTCTGCGCTGGTCGCGGCCATGCCGGTAGTCTGGCCTTTGAAAAGCTAATTGCGTCCCATACAGCACACTGTTTCTTCGCCGCTGGCAACGCAAATCCCTCAGGCGTCGGGTGCCGGCTACGCCCTGAAGATGCAAAAGCTGCAGGACCCCAACTCCAAGGCTAAGGTAGCGGTATGCTTCTTCGGCGAGGGTGCTGCCAGCGAAGGTGACTTCCACGCCGCCATGAACATTGCTGCGACGCGCTCGTGccccgtcatcttcatctgccGCAACAACGGCTACGCCATCTCCACGCCCACGCTGGACCAGTACCGCGGAGACGGCATCGCCAGCCGTGGCATTGGCTATGGCATAGACACGATCCGCATTGACGGCAACGACATCTGGGCCGTGCGcgaggccgtcaagaagGCCAGGGAAATGGCCCTCCAGGACGGCGGCAAGCCCATCCTCATCGAGTGCATGACCTACCGCGTCTCCCACCACAGCACGTCCGACGACTCATTCGCCTACCGCGCCCGCGTCGAAGTCGAGGACTGGAAGAGGCGCGACAACCCAATCACCCGCCTGCGAAAGTGGATGGAGGCTAAGGGTTGCTGGGACGAAaccaaggagaaggaggccaGAGATAGTCTGCGAAAGGAGATCCTCAAGGGCTTCTCcgaggccgagaaggagaagaagcctgCGCTGCGGACTATGTTTGAGGACGTCTATGAGGAGTTGACGCCCGACCTGAAGGCGCAGATCAAGGAGCTTCGCGACATGCTGGACAAGTATCCAGATGAGTACGACTTTTCAGAATAcgatggcggcaaggagTCCCTGAAGGTGTAGATGGGTCATGTGGGAAACGAGTTAAAAGTGACTGAAAAAAAACATTAATAAACGTGTAAAACTCCAGCGCTATGCTGAATAAATTTATGAATTCGTTGGAAAGGCTCGCCACGTGCTGTTTTGATTTGGAAGCAGCGTGCAGAATGGCCTCTATGACGCTGGCTTTAAAAAACGAGACTGACTTGTAATAACCTGTATATAGGCCTTATTAGTCAATCTATGCGGGAAAACTCGTCACTCGTCAAAGTGATTGTACCATGTATATGCTTCGAAATTATTAGAGTGCCGTGGAGGAATTGTAGGAACAATGAGGCATATGTGGCACATGGCTGAGCAATATCATTGTCTAAAGAACGACTTTTTATGACATCGTGATTCATACAATGGGAGCTCTACTACTAATTATGGCGGGCTCAACACTATTGCCCTCGAAAAACTTGTGGAAGACTCACAGAGAGCTGGAATCAAACGCACGGAATAGCTAGGTGGTCAAAAACTTCAAAGAGTAAAATGTCCATGGCTGGCGGGACAAGGAGAACACTGAGGCGTTCAATCATAAACCACAAGGGCCATATTCATAGGCAACGGCCCGACTGGATTATTTTGCATCTCGACACGAAGCGAATCGATCTTGGGCTCATCAGGCATCTAACATCTCTTATTATCTCTCTGTATATTGCATTTTGAATCGTGTTGATAAGCTTCTCTTTTGTAATCGCCCTGGCCTGCAAGCCTGAGGGCCGAAGGCGGGAGCAAGCCGAACCCACATGGAGCTTCTACAATAACAAGGAAAGGCCTTTGTTCCTTTCTTAAGGAGCACGTATGTTCGTGTTGGTGGTAAAAGTCGTAGTATCGCCATTCCACCAACGTATTGCAGATAAGATGGGACCATGTTAATACCAAACCCTACACCCTGTGACGAGGCGGCTCATGTCTGCAGATGGAGCACAACAGGGAAACCTGACCGCGGCCCAACCATGCAGAAGTTAGGATCTTCTCCTAGTATAAAGAGCAGGAAGACGAACTGGCAAATTAGTACAGTTGTCCTCGATAGATAGATAGGAGTGGTGCGATTGTGAAGTGGTTTCTCGTAACAGCCTCCCCTATGCTCCTGAGTCTGCTTTCCTATGGGCCGTCTTCTTTGGTACGTCTGATCCTTTAAACGGTTTAAACAACTCGCTAGTAGACGTTACTGTAGGAATAGTGCAGGCAAGTGCTGCATTTGCTAGTGATAATATACACAGGAAACTTAAGCCCAAAGAGTCATGTGGTTCCAACGTGGAGGTGACCCAGCGTCACTCAACATGGGAATAGGTCCATGTCGCGAACCAGCATATGACTGTGACCAGATCGGCCTGCTCGTTCCCTAGTCCTCTGCCGAAAGGGAAGTGCAATTCGGACCAGGCAACTACCTCGTCACGACGCTGGTCCAGCGTGCCTTTTCCCCACCTCCCATAAACGCtcgcctcctcttctctAGCTATTGAGGAACGTCTTGCCAACAAGTGTGTTCGAAGTCTAGATCAGCAGAGGACAGTTGTTATTCGAGAGAGAGAGCTCTAATTGCATTTTGCTGGGCCAGGGAGTTAAGAAACGGATATGTGAAAATAGCAGCATAGAGTATCTCTTATCATGTTAGATTCCGGAGCTGGGTATAGTTGGGGACTTGGGAGTGATTCTACCTGGTGTCCATGGGATGGATTCAGTCACCAATATCAATACATGCGCAGCGTTGCACGTCTGAGCTTGAGTGCCATGTTCTTGCCATTAGCTGGGACAGGTACGGGAAAAACAAGAGGGAATGAAAGGAACGAGGCGAGAAGGATGAACAAAATCGCTGCTCGGGGCGGAGGCATGAGATGCCTGGCACTTACTAAGATCATGACACTCGACTTCGCGAGTGGAGCAGCTGTTACGTCAAAGTAGGGACCCAGCACCAGGCTCTGATTGGTGAAGAAAAGGGGACGGCTGAGCAAGACCAACCACTCAGAGGCCGGAACCTCGACAGCAACATTGCAGAACACACGGCTTACATCTGTCATCCCGCCATGACCATGTCCATCTTATCGCCATAGCCCATTGCCCGACCGCACACAGCAGTTGAcacatccatcatcacctcctCCCGTTCAGTCAACAGCATCCAAGACAATCCTATCCACCACCTGCTACCGGATCTCGCTTCCAGATCTGCTACGCACTGATGCGTATCGACTGCACAGCATTACTTGGCGTAGCGTAGGCACGGGGAACAACGAAACGCCGAGACGTCACGGCTCACCGTGTGCCATTCCGTCTTTGTCACTTGCTAGCCTGCCCATAACCGTCTCAATACCCAACGGCCGGCCCGACCACAAAACAACACCAAATACTCCCGAAAACCCATCATCGAGCCCAGCTACTCACTGTACCTCGCACATCACGCATCGTGCACCGTACGTACGCCTTCTATGGTACATATATCCCCACATACTTCGGCTGCTTCTCTTCTCGTCGTTCCTTCCCCGTCGTTGCCTCTCAGCGAACCCGCGCCTGCCCTCCTGATGGCGTAGTCCGGGCATGGCAGAACGAACATTGGCAGGTGACAACGAAGTGCGACTtgcctcgtcgacgtcgacagcCTCCGGTGCTGCgactgccgctgccgccccccCTCAAAGGTAAGGGAAAGAGCGACCTTGACTGTTGCCGGAACTGCCCAAGTCTTTGGTTTTTGATGCTCGACGTGCTGAGTTTTATTCTCGCTTCTTTTCATTGCTTTCGATTATGATATCATGCTTCAAGTGTTCTTGCATGGTTTCTGCACTGAGCTCAAACACGACCAGCGATCTAGTTGAGAGTCATCGTCATCTCTCCGCCAGTCCCCATCCATCATTTTTCCTCGCCTCGGTTTGATTGACCCAGTCTGTGGCCCGACTTTCCTACTTTGATAAATATTTCGACCCAGCATTGTCTCCTGCGTTGCACTTGACCCGATAGCCGGGCTCTTTGTCTGGCTGGCAATCAGCCTTCGAACAGACCTGGTGATATTACAGGTGGCCATCGATTCTCTTGGGAGTCCCTACTTCGACGCCAGGCGCCTCCTACTGAAATCTACCTGTTTTCGCGCCCTATCCCTGTGAAATTTAAGATTACGCTTCACTGCCAACGTCGGACCACAGACTTTTGTTTATCCATCTCCGTCACTTGCAAGCGCCATTTTAACGCTTAAACCAGGCGACACTATACCTTGCCACAAAAGCTTGCTCGGCGTTTTCAATTTTTGCCATTTTGTTTACCCCCCGCTCGTCACGCCCAACTGGTAGAGAGTATCACCGTTCGGCACGACCTTCCCAGGCACACCCAGCTTTGGGCTTACTCATTTGTTGGGCAATTTCTGTTACACCTGCTACCCTGGTCCTCATCGCAACTCGCAGATGTCGGTGTCTTAAAGAGCTTCATTAACTCATGTCTCCCAGAATCACTAGGTCCTCGGCCCGCCAAGCTGCGAGCCAGGCAGCTCATCAAGCCAGTTCTCTAGCTTCCCCGTCTGCTGCCGGGACAAATTCTACTTCTACCGCACCGGTTCCAACTGCGCAAGGTGACCGAAAGCGAAAAGTATCCTCTTCTACTAGTCAAGACAAACCCTCTACACCTGTTGCGGCACCGCATCCTAACTCGGGTCGACGGTCCAAGAGACAAAAGATTTCCGAACCCCCTTCCAAGGGAACATCACAGGACACCTTGAATCTTACTCTTCAAGGAACTCGGAGGAAGGGCAAGGCTACTGCCGCCATGGATGGCAACGAGTACGTTGAATCCCCAAGAACCTCTTCCCCTGATCTCATCCTCATTTTTCTAAATGCTTTTACTTCGTGCATATGCACAAGCTAACCTAAACACCGCAATCCTACAGTGGCCAAGCCTCCCCGGCGGAACCCCCCGAGGTCAGTGGCCGACAAGTGGCTTCCAGCAGAAAATCAAGTCGCAGCAAAAAGTCGGATTCCACTACTCCCACTTCTGCTAGACGAAGATCCAGACGGAACGATAGCAACAACGCCGATCAAGACACCGCAATGACCGGCACAGACGACAATGATGAACCTGGACCACCTCCGTCACCGCCCATCGAGAATCCTGTCGATGATAGTAGTGAAGATAATGATGAGGATGGGCATGAAAATGACCAACCTAGATCCGACaatcatgatgatgaccatgaagatgaagatgaagatgaggacgaggacgaggacgatgaagatgacgacgatgacccgtttggtggttttggcggCTCAGGGGGAGCAGTGGCTGGCCTCTCTAGCACACTCCGGGCTTTGACAGGCATGATGTCTGGCCTGACAGGTCGGCTACGCGAGCTTCTAAATAATCTGAGAGACGATGATTTTTCGGTTCAAGTCATTGCTCTACAGGAACTGTCCGAGATTCTCCTCGTATCTAATGAGGATAATCTTTCTGGGCACTTCTCACCAGATTCGTTCGTCAAAGAGCTAGTTCTCTTAATGAACAAGGAAGAGAGCCCAGAAGTTATGCTGCTGGCATGTCGATGTCTGGCTAACCTTATGGAAGCATTGCCCGCCAGCGTTGCCAATGTGGTCTACGGAGGGGCCGTTCCGGTCTTGTGTCAAAAGCTCCTGGAAATCTCCTTCATCGATCTAGCCGAACAGGCACTGAGCACTCTGGAGAAAATTTCATTGGAGTATCCGGCGAATATCGTTAGAGAAGGTGGATTGACTGCCTGCTTGTCGTACCTTGATTTCTTTGCAACAAGCACGCAGAGAACTGCAGTTACCACAGCCGCGAACTGTTGTCGCAACATCCCTGACGATTCCTTTCCTGTCGTCAAAGACGTTATGCCCATCCTCCTCAATGTCCTCAATAGCAGCGACCAACGGGTTGTGGAGCAGGCCTCCCTCTGCGTGTCAGGCATTGTTGAGAGCTTCAAgtaccagccagccaagcttGAAGAGCTTGTCAGTGTCGATCTTCTTCGCGCCGTTTTGCGTCTCCTGGTCCCTGGTACTACGAATTTGATTGGGTCTAGTATTCATACACAGTTTCTTCGAGTCCTGGCTTTTACGGCACGGGCTAGTCCACGATTGTCGGCCGAACTTTTCAAATTAAACGTCGTGGAAACTCTCTACCAAATCTTGACGGGGGTTTCTCCCCCAAGCGGAACGGAGAACGTTGCCTCCAAACTGGACAGCGTTGTCGTAATGCAGGCCCTCATCCACCGCCCGAGGGAGCAAATCGTGGAGACACTCAACGTTATTTGCGAACTACTGCCAAATTTGCCCCGAAATGCCGACCCTGCATTTGGAGACTTTGTTGAGCTTCATGCATCCACTGAACCAATCACTCCTTCCTCCGTTGGTGGTAGAAGCCGAAGGAGCCCAAATGACAAGCGGCTTGATCTCCTGGAACAATGCAAGCCTGAAGTTCGTCGGTTTGCTTTGATTATATTTCCTACTCTTACAGATGCCTTTTCAAGCACAGTCAATCTCAGTGTTCGACAAAAGGTGCTTACGGCTCAACTCAAAATGCTGTCCAATTTGGATGAAGAAATTCTCGTAGAAGCCTTGGTTCCTGTGCCCTACGCATCATTTTTAGCATCAATTTTATCACAACAAGACCACCCGTCTCTTGTCATGTTAGGTTTGCAAGCCACGGAACTTCTTGTAAGCAGACTCGAGTCCATTTATCGATATCAATTGTATCGAGAAGGTGTCATCCACGAGATCAACAAGCTGGCATCTCAAGAGGACCCGTTGGActtgaagaaggaagaatccgacgacgatgaggaacaggaagatgaagacgaggacgaaaacgacgagggcgatggcgaAGAAAAGCCACAGGACACCACGAAAGATGAGTCGGGCAATCACTTGCAGTCTTCATCCAATGTTGTAGGGGTAGAAGAGCGTGAGAATAACGGTGACGAGGCTGGAgcggacgacgacaataACTCTTCTGgggacgatgatgaagatgaacgtgacgacgaagatgcggacgatgatgaagaaaacGACGGCGATCACGTCCCTGGCGATATGTCTCCTGCTAGTTCCCGTGGGTCTACCATGTCAGTGGACATGCCACCCCATCGTTATATCTCGGATATGAAGTCAATGACGTCTCGGATTCGGAATGTTGCCAAAAAATTCCTCGAAACCCATGAAGGAGGGGAACATGCACAAATCATGAAAAACAAAGCTACACTTATCCTACATGACTTGTCTGACTTGGCCACGGAGCTGGAAACATACTATCTGAAACGGCCTTCTGCTACGCTTGGTGGAGCGCAAAAGGACAAAGAGCTGTTTTCACAGCTTGCGTCATATTTCGATACTGACGTCCTGGAAAGTGTTACTAGTGCTGAATTGTTGGCCTCTGGACTCGTACAGACCTTACTTGATATCTTTAGCAACCCTGATGAAGAACTTGCCCGGTCAGCCCAATCCACCTTCCTCGAGATCTTCATGGGCTACTCTCTCAAATCAAAGCCaaagacggcgacggcagaTTCGCCCGCTACCCCATTCAGCGTTCTGGTACACAAAATGCAAGATTTGCTCAGTAGGTCAGAGCATTTTGAAGTGCTTACCGTTCATCACAACACCTTTGATGGCAACCGAAGCAGCCCTGCGTCGATGCTTGGTAAACAAATCCGACTTCGCCTTGTGGCAGACGACGAGTCCAACATTCCCCGACCGTACAGGAATATCATGGTATCGATTCATGCAATTGCCACCTTCAAGTCGTTGGACGATTATCTTCGACCTCGGATAAGTTTAGCAGAACGGCCACCAATTGGCCGTAGAGATGGACTCTCTAGAGCCCTCGCTGCTGTAGCCGGCATGGGAGGCCTGCAATTTAGCACCACAGCTGGTGCAGCTGGTGCCAGACTCACTGAAAGATCATCGTTTGGCTCTgtgcctcctccgcctcctccgcccccTGCAGCTACTACAACCCCGTCGAGCTCCCGGTATTCCCGAAGGTCTAAGAATCGGTCAATGCCTCAGCCTAACACCCCAGCGACCTCGCAAGATCCCTCTGTTGGCCCATCCCATGACAAGGGTATTCTACGCCGTTCCTCAAGACGTCAAGTAGTATCAACGGAGGAGACACCGTTATCGcgaccaccaccaaccgATGGGGACGACACGCAGAACACTCTTGAGTGTGCTGATGAGAAGCAAATGTCTGATGAAGATGACCTGGAAGATGGAAGTGCCCTAGATGCAATCGTAGGGGAGCTTGATGAGGATATGGATGATGCAGACCACACCGGATCTCGGCCGGATCCCTCTGCCGTGAATCTCGAGGTGGCCACTGGCGGGAAAATAACTGCAAGAAAGGACGATGGAACTAGAGTTCCTACTCCCTCAAGCTCAGCTCTCTTCACTAGCCGCAGTGGTAGCAGCGGTGCTACTGTTCCTGGAgggccgcctccgccgccccCATCCTCGGGGCAGGGAACTCCGACTCCTGCGACATCGCGACCGCCTCTGTCGTACTCTTTGGCTCTCCAAGCCGTTCCCCAAGACTGGCATATCGAATTCAGCCTTGACAGTAAAGTAATCCCGAACGAGACCACCATTTATCGAGCTGTTCATACATCCACTTCTACTTCTGAAGAACTTGTGAGCCGCAGCATTTGGTCTGCTACACACCCCATCAAATTCCGCCGTGTCCCTGGACCGCCAACTACCGAACCTGCTACATTTGGTAGCAACCCAGACAGTGAAGGCGAAACTGTGAATGGCATCCCCGCATCTCTGGCGAAGAACCCAACTACGGCTTCCATCCTGCGCTTGCTCAATATTTTGCACGAATTGAACGCAAACATTGAGGATGTCTTGGCCGAGAATAGGAACAGTTCTATAAGTCTTAATGTGGAACCTTTATCCCAGTTTGTCAACACCAAATTGACGGCAAAACTGAACAGGCAGTTGGAGGAGCCCCTAATTGTAGCCAGCAGCTGCCTCCCTGGCTGGTCTGAGGACTTGGCTCGCTTGTACCCCTTCTTGTTCCCTTTTGAGACGAGACATCTCTTCCTCCAGTCCACGTCCTTCGGATACGCCCGATCGATGGCGAGGTGGCAGAATGCGCAGTCTGAAGATAGCCGTAGAGACCGCAACAATGATCGGCCATTTCTTGGTCGATTGCAACGGCAGAAAGTCCGAATCTCGCGACTCAAAATTCTCGAATCGGCTCTCAAGGTCATGGACCTGTATGGTGCCTCCCAGAGTATCCTAGAGGTGGAGTATTTCGAGGAAGTCGGCACTGGCTTGGGACCAACCCTGGAGTTTTACTCAACGGTATCAAAGGAAttctccaagaagaagcttAAGCTCTGGCGTGAAATGGACTCAGTTGGATCTGATGAGTTTGTGACAGGCCAGTCTGGGCTATTTCCACGGCCTCTGAACCAGGAGGAGCTCTCAGCGCCTAATGGGGAGCGGATCCTCCATTTGTTCAGAATGCTTGGCAAGTTCGTCGCTCGATCAATGATTGATTCTCGCATTATTGATATTCACTTTAACCCGATATTCTTCCGCATCGGCGATGCGCCAAGTACAGGCATTAAACCTTCTCTTGGCGCCGTCAAAATAGTTGATCCTGGTCTTGCTCGTTCTTTGAAGACAATCAAGAAATTTGcactggccaagaaggagattgACGAGGATCCCAACCGTACGGCTGCACAGAAAGTAGCAGATACAGAGTCCATTGTGATTGATAACGTCCGCTTGGATGATCTGTGCCTGGATTTCACCCTACCGGGTTATCCTAACATTGATCTTGAGGATCATGGATCTCACAAGCGTGTAACCATCGAGAACGTGGACATTTACCTTGAAAAGGTCATTGATATGACTCTCGGATCCGGTGTCCGTCAGCAAGTCGACGCGTTCCGAAGCGGCTTTTCACAAGTCTTCCCTTACTCTGCACTGAGTGCGTTCACTCCAGATGAGCTTGTGAGCTTATTCGGAAAAGTTGAGGAGGATTGGTCTTTAGAGAGTATGCTATCCCTAAGTTATTCCTACGTGCGTCACAAATGTTGCAATGGAGACTCTGGCTAACGTGACTCATTTTCCAGCTCTTACCGATTCTATCAAGGCTGATCACGGCTTCAACATGGATAGCCGTAGCGTGAAGAACTTGCTACAATCCATGAGCGAGTTTGACGTGCAACAGCGACGTGACTTTTTGCAATTTACTACGGGTAGCCCTAAGCTTCCAATTGGAGGTGAGCATTCTTGCTTTTCATCTGTCAGGAACACGAAGATGCTAACAACTGCCACAGGCTTCCGAAGCTTGACTCCAATGTTTACCGTTGTATGCAAACCAAGCGAGGACCCTTACACATCTGATGACTACCTACCCAGTGTTATGACGTGCGTCAACTACTTGAAGTTACCCGATTACACTACTATCCAGACAATGAAAAAACAACTATACAAGGCGATGAAGGAGGGCCAGGGTGCCTTTCACCTATCATAAAAACTTACACGATCATGGTCGTGAGGGTTTCAAACGCACTGCCTACCTTTCTTTAAGAAAGACCACACGGAACTCGGATGAAACTGCACTTGACCATGTCTTAATTCTTTCACACCAAACTCTGCAAACATGAAGCGTCTTGTGTACTACACATTTGAAGCATTCCCACCAATCACTGGCGCATTTAATAGCATGACGGAGAACGTAATGGTGGTCTTGGGAAGCGACGGAGAGAAAAATGGATAGACGGATGAAAACCTTGTGACATACTTATTGCATTTGCAGGCTTTTGGTGATGGATGCCGGCTTCAACAATCTTTCTCGAGCAAAGCTGGAACGGATGATTCTGAAAGCCTTTGAAACTTGGTTCCTATTGTACGAAGAAAAGTGACGAAGTGCAGACAGGCAAACACATGAATCAGGCATGGCAGTTAGGTATAGAAATTGACTTTTGTTCATATGACGGCAACTTTCTCTAGGAGATGCATAGACGTGTCGTTTACTATGCTCTGATGAGCCCCTCTGACTCATCGAATATGAGTATGTGATGCGTGGGGGCACCTCGGCTACATCACGTATTTACGTATGAGCCATGCGTAAGTACTATGCGCATAATTTCATGTAATGAATCACAATGAAAGCCTGTATGTTGTTCGATTGTGTGAACTAACAAAGATACAATGTCAAACAAAGAACGAATAACGCTATGCCTGAACACCATGGATCCTCCAAATGACATGTGGTATATACGATCACGTTTCCATATCGGTCGTGCTATATCTCATTCCGCCAACACGCACAATTTACTAAACTCCACCTACAAAGACGCATCCTCTTCATCGGAGTCCCATATCTCGGGCTGTACGGGTGGGGCATGGTCCTGTATCAAACTGTCCGGCAGCATCTGACTCTTTGTCAAGAGCTGTGACGTGGATCCCAAAGAAGACGGTATGGGTAAGCTGCTGAGGTAACTGCTTTCAGCGAACTGCACACTGCCCTGGGAGGGATTGAgtggcggaggcggaggcgggggCATGCTTGCTGGCTGCTGAGTCTGTTTCTCGGGGGTGGATGGTTGCGAGAGGGTGGTGGCTTGGGAAGGCCGGACTGTTCTTGAGGGTTGCTTGGGTGCCGAGGGGGTAGGGAGAGTGGTTGTTCTCGACGAGGAGCGGAGTTTAAGGGGCTCGTTGAAGTCTGGCGTCGATGGAACCATGTCGTCTGACGTTGGGAACTGAGTGGACGATGCGATGTCGCTGTGGATTTGGGCCGTGATCTGTTGCGACACTGTCATGCTGCCTGGTGGTGCGGAGCTGGGGGGACAGTTTCGTGCGCGGTCTTCGTCGTCTCCTCGAGGCAGCTTGGGCTGAGAGCCGGGATGGACGGGTGAACTGGCGACTTGTTGCTCGCAGGGCTCGTCGGCAAATAGGGCGTGTCTCAAGTTCCATAGTAATTGTCCGATGACAGCGGGCGGCAGGTATTTGTATCGGGCAATTTGACCACGCAACCATCCTTCCTGGCGCATGTCGTCTTCACACACGGGGTTGTTTAGTTCGTATACTTGGCTGGTGTGGAATTGCCATCTCCCCTGggaagatgaggagaagCCGGCAGGTGGGACTTGCTGACCTGGCTCGACAGAGGCCATGTATCGGAGGAGACCGTTCTCGAAGAGCCAGAAGCGGACGACCTGGGAGGGGATTTTGAAGGATGTGGTGACGTGCAGCGTGGTTCCGGTTATGAGGCCTTCGAGGGAGGCGGTTGAGATAGGGAGGAGTATGTCTGATCTTGCGGACGGAGCGGGGAGGGATTGGAGAATGGAGACATGGACACGTTGAGATTCGAAAGGTTGGCTTTGGATTTGAGTGTGGACAGAGAGATGGGGCAGAGGTTTGCGGATGGGTTTGGGTCGCAGCGGAGTTGTTGGCCTCGATGAAGTTGAGGATGCATGGATTGGCTGATTTTCTGTAGATTGTTGCTCGTATTGGACTGTTGCCGATACAGGTTCGGCCTGTGTATGCATCCTTGATGTCGGTGGCGAACAAGGCACTGCATCGTGGCAACTGTGCTGGCTCTCTTCTGTAGACACCAGCTCATTCAAGACCAGCTGTGTCTCAACGCCGACACCATATCTCTCGTCTAGGTTTttgccgtcatcttcatcttcttcaccgaACCCGTCATCCTCCCCATCGGAATCAGGGATCTCATATAGCACTCCCTTCGCGGCGAGCTTCTTTGGTGAAGGGGATTTCCTCCGAGGGCGtctcctcttcgtcggcgTGTCGTCGTCCCCAACAGGGTTCAGTATAGACGGTGCATCAAACAAAACACGCAAAGGGGTTGGTGTTTTACTCTGTGATACCTTTGCTTGGTTCCTGCTGGGCGTGATGCAACCATCTGTTGTATATGAGTCTTGAATAACCAGTGAAGACTGTCTCGTAACTCCCGGCGAGACACGTCGTGGCTCCCCAGTCAGTTTCACGAGAGGCGGTTTCATGGGCGAAGAATGATTCTTCAATGGCGAGTCTTGCTGATCTGGCGCCCCGTAGCGCTCAACCATTCTCTGACTGGGAGACTGTAACCCCCCCGAGGGAAGATCAAATCTAATGGCAGTGTTCTTCTTCGCAGGGGTCTGGGGAATAATAGAATCTTCCCGAGACATGCTTACATCCGCAGTTGAGGCAGTAATTGCAGCCGTTGCTTCATGACGCCGCTTCATAGCTGGCGATGAAAAGTCCCGTTTGCCTCGCCCAGCGCTCGGA from Metarhizium brunneum chromosome 2, complete sequence includes these protein-coding regions:
- the ODBA gene encoding 2-oxoisovalerate dehydrogenase subunit alpha 2 translates to MKSRVIRNLPIRRATTSIPKTAFATPVRAASSVSQRPNSDHVSFPGALKSAFTTQLSFEHPESYKALPTYRVVDQHGAVVDQSFQPDISDETVVKLYKDMLFISIMDLIMFDAQRQGRLSFYMVSAGEEAVSVGSSSVLDPEDPVYCQYREQGFFKERGMTTKEFMSQLFANKNDPGKGRNMPVHYGSKRLNIHTVSSPLATQIPQASGAGYALKMQKLQDPNSKAKVAVCFFGEGAASEGDFHAAMNIAATRSCPVIFICRNNGYAISTPTLDQYRGDGIASRGIGYGIDTIRIDGNDIWAVREAVKKAREMALQDGGKPILIECMTYRVSHHSTSDDSFAYRARVEVEDWKRRDNPITRLRKWMEAKGCWDETKEKEARDSLRKEILKGFSEAEKEKKPALRTMFEDVYEELTPDLKAQIKELRDMLDKYPDEYDFSEYDGGKESLKV